In one Haloarcula taiwanensis genomic region, the following are encoded:
- a CDS encoding galactitol-1-phosphate 5-dehydrogenase, producing MRASTLTNVGEITVEERDRPDPADDEVLVQVGACSVCMTDYHMYHGTFAAETPLVLGHEGAGTVAEVGADVEGFEVGDRVAINPTVPCNACSYCKKGETHLCKNNTSIGGAGDTILDGAFAEYVRVPAINVEDIGDMSFERAALAEPLACCVHGVEQTDIKPGDSVGIIGAGPIGLLLLQAFRNAGAAPIVVSELDDERRELAADLGADAVVDPNEEDPEEAIPAAAGGPVDVGAEAIGLVPTIKQANAVTASGGSTLIFGVPDQEETMEISPFDVFFDEVDYRGSFSLTTEDFERAITLLRHNRIDAETLITERIGLDDLPTAFERMGNAEGLKKVVIPGDSE from the coding sequence ATGCGGGCCAGCACGTTGACCAATGTCGGCGAAATTACGGTCGAAGAGCGTGACCGACCGGACCCTGCGGATGACGAGGTTCTCGTTCAGGTCGGCGCCTGTAGCGTCTGCATGACCGACTATCACATGTACCACGGTACCTTCGCCGCCGAGACTCCGCTGGTCTTGGGGCACGAAGGTGCCGGGACTGTTGCGGAAGTCGGTGCCGACGTTGAGGGCTTCGAGGTCGGAGATCGCGTCGCAATCAACCCCACTGTCCCCTGTAACGCCTGTTCGTACTGCAAGAAGGGGGAGACGCACCTCTGTAAGAACAACACGAGCATCGGCGGTGCCGGTGACACCATCCTCGACGGTGCCTTCGCTGAATACGTCCGTGTCCCGGCGATCAACGTCGAAGACATCGGCGACATGTCATTCGAACGGGCCGCACTCGCCGAACCGCTCGCCTGCTGTGTCCACGGCGTCGAGCAGACAGACATCAAACCTGGAGACAGTGTCGGTATTATCGGCGCTGGCCCGATTGGCCTGCTGCTCCTACAAGCGTTCCGCAACGCTGGCGCTGCCCCGATTGTGGTCTCCGAACTCGATGACGAACGACGAGAGCTGGCTGCCGACCTCGGCGCAGATGCCGTCGTCGACCCCAACGAAGAGGATCCCGAGGAAGCGATCCCTGCGGCGGCCGGCGGACCGGTCGACGTCGGCGCCGAGGCTATCGGGCTCGTTCCGACAATCAAGCAGGCCAACGCCGTGACTGCGTCCGGTGGCTCGACACTCATCTTCGGCGTCCCTGATCAGGAGGAGACGATGGAAATCAGTCCGTTCGATGTCTTCTTCGACGAAGTCGACTACCGCGGCTCGTTCTCCCTGACGACCGAGGACTTCGAGCGAGCGATAACACTGCTCAGACACAACCGCATCGACGCCGAGACTCTCATCACTGAACGTATCGGGCTTGACGACCTCCCGACAGCGTTTGAACGGATGGGCAACGCCGAGGGGTTGAAGAAAGTAGTCATTCCAGGGGACTCCGAGTGA
- a CDS encoding sugar ABC transporter permease codes for MATTDGDSPTASQRLDKDTRETLVTVVRHTILLMWSFIVLFPLYWLASMSLKPPGTANSLPPDWIFLPTVYNYIQLIQDSGFVAAFANSLVMVSASVVLVLLIGVPAAYVLSRYDIPMERDVLVWILSSRMLPPIAVVLPFFIIFRELNLFDTRIGMVLMYVSINLSLVVWVMKAFFDGIPETLEEAARVDGATQFQGFRKVVLPAAKPGIFSVAIISFIFAWIELLFGLVLTSFEAVPVTLFVYSFIGSRSIEWGMLAAASTAMIVPVVIFLIAVNKYLAAGLSFGVVIKE; via the coding sequence ATGGCGACGACTGACGGCGATTCCCCCACCGCTTCACAGCGACTCGACAAGGACACCCGGGAGACGCTGGTCACGGTCGTTCGACACACGATTCTGCTGATGTGGTCGTTCATCGTGCTGTTCCCACTGTACTGGCTCGCCTCGATGTCGCTGAAGCCGCCGGGCACAGCGAACTCGCTGCCGCCTGACTGGATATTCCTGCCGACGGTGTACAACTACATCCAGCTGATTCAGGACTCGGGGTTCGTCGCGGCCTTTGCCAACAGCCTCGTGATGGTGTCGGCGTCGGTCGTCCTCGTCTTGCTTATCGGCGTGCCCGCCGCGTACGTCCTCTCGCGGTACGACATCCCGATGGAGCGGGACGTGCTCGTGTGGATACTCTCTTCGCGGATGCTCCCGCCCATCGCCGTCGTGCTCCCGTTCTTCATCATCTTCCGGGAGCTCAATCTGTTCGACACGCGCATCGGGATGGTGCTGATGTACGTCAGCATCAACCTCTCGCTGGTCGTCTGGGTGATGAAGGCGTTCTTCGACGGCATCCCCGAGACCTTGGAGGAGGCGGCCCGAGTTGACGGCGCGACCCAGTTCCAGGGTTTCAGGAAGGTCGTCCTGCCGGCGGCCAAGCCGGGCATCTTCTCGGTGGCCATCATCAGCTTCATCTTCGCGTGGATTGAGCTGCTGTTCGGGCTCGTGCTGACGAGCTTCGAGGCCGTGCCAGTGACGCTGTTCGTCTACTCGTTCATCGGCTCCCGCTCCATCGAGTGGGGGATGCTCGCGGCCGCCTCGACGGCGATGATCGTCCCGGTCGTCATCTTCCTTATCGCGGTCAACAAGTACCTCGCAGCCGGCCTCAGCTTCGGTGTGGTGATCAAAGAATGA
- a CDS encoding sugar ABC transporter permease, with the protein MSTPTQTETTPQSTFARLRDLWNDYLPYWFMAPMVVVMVMITFFPGAYDLYLSLIAEPALDVFSAEFVGLRNFETAFTRGGAIHSFVITITVVTCALLLETALGFLLAALVAGVGSNRAKSFYRVLFIIPMAVAPVSLATIGRIMLNSEIGIIPYVINTGTPFAAPNFLSDVPLLTVILLDAWNWTPFMFIIFYAGLSSVPKTLIEASRVDGAPMWRRYVHVIIPYMKPVVFVATLIRLIDLFRTFGVVYGLTGGGPGTATQLVSINIYEQMFINNQINVAAAIAIVYLVLVVALCNVIIAKVGFEGVWD; encoded by the coding sequence ATGAGTACACCAACGCAAACGGAAACGACACCACAATCGACCTTCGCCAGGCTACGGGACCTGTGGAACGACTACCTCCCGTACTGGTTCATGGCACCGATGGTCGTGGTGATGGTGATGATCACCTTCTTCCCCGGTGCCTACGACCTGTATCTCAGCCTCATCGCGGAGCCGGCACTCGACGTGTTTTCGGCCGAGTTCGTCGGACTGCGAAACTTCGAGACGGCGTTTACCCGCGGCGGCGCGATTCACTCGTTCGTCATCACGATTACCGTCGTCACCTGTGCACTGCTCCTTGAAACCGCGCTCGGGTTCCTCCTCGCCGCGCTCGTCGCCGGTGTCGGTTCCAACCGGGCGAAGTCGTTCTATCGGGTGTTGTTCATCATTCCGATGGCCGTCGCCCCCGTCTCGCTTGCGACCATCGGCCGGATCATGCTGAACAGCGAAATCGGCATCATTCCATACGTGATAAACACCGGAACCCCGTTCGCAGCACCGAACTTCCTCTCTGATGTCCCGCTGCTAACGGTGATCCTTCTTGACGCGTGGAACTGGACGCCGTTCATGTTCATCATCTTCTACGCCGGCCTCTCGTCGGTGCCGAAGACGCTCATCGAGGCCTCGCGGGTCGACGGCGCGCCGATGTGGCGGCGCTACGTCCACGTCATAATCCCCTACATGAAGCCCGTCGTCTTCGTCGCGACGCTCATCCGGCTTATCGACCTGTTCCGTACCTTCGGCGTGGTGTACGGCCTCACGGGCGGCGGCCCGGGGACGGCGACCCAACTCGTAAGCATCAACATCTACGAGCAGATGTTCATCAACAACCAGATTAACGTGGCCGCGGCGATAGCCATCGTCTACCTCGTCCTCGTCGTCGCGCTGTGTAACGTCATCATCGCGAAGGTCGGCTTCGAGGGGGTGTGGGACTGA
- a CDS encoding galactonate dehydratase: protein MQITDFELFAVPPRWLLLKLETDEGIVGWGEPIVQGRLETVRAAVTELIEAYLLGADPLRTEYHWRKLYQSGYFRGGPILMSALAGIDHALWDIKGRHYGAPVHELLGGHVRDKLLVYQWLGGDDPEDVAVAAREDRERGYRAFKFNFAREFRPIETPNAVDHAVERVAAIRDAVGGDALVGVDFHGRVSKPMAADLVERLEQFDLMFIDQPLLPEHDESFASIAERTTVPIATGERFYSRYDFKRLLVDDAVSILQPDVTHVGGISEMRKVASMAEAFDVSVVPHCPLGPIAFAASLQVGFCAQNVVLHEQDLDLHDPTSSQRLKILEDPETFQFEDGYVKRPTGPGLGIDIDEAHIRELAQTEVNWYNPVWHHEDGSVAEW, encoded by the coding sequence ATGCAAATCACCGACTTCGAACTGTTCGCCGTGCCGCCGCGGTGGTTGCTTCTAAAACTGGAGACTGACGAGGGGATCGTCGGCTGGGGCGAGCCCATCGTTCAGGGCCGGTTGGAGACAGTCCGTGCCGCTGTTACCGAGCTTATCGAGGCGTATCTCCTTGGGGCCGACCCGCTTCGAACCGAGTATCACTGGCGGAAGCTCTATCAGAGCGGGTACTTCCGCGGCGGGCCGATACTCATGAGCGCGCTCGCGGGCATCGACCACGCGCTCTGGGACATCAAGGGGCGGCACTACGGTGCACCAGTGCACGAACTACTCGGCGGGCACGTCCGTGATAAGCTACTCGTCTACCAGTGGCTCGGTGGCGACGACCCCGAAGACGTGGCTGTCGCCGCAAGAGAGGACAGGGAACGCGGCTACAGGGCGTTCAAGTTCAATTTCGCCCGCGAGTTTCGGCCGATTGAGACGCCGAATGCCGTCGATCATGCGGTCGAGCGCGTGGCCGCAATCCGTGACGCCGTCGGTGGCGATGCCCTCGTCGGCGTCGACTTCCACGGCCGCGTCTCGAAACCGATGGCTGCGGATCTTGTCGAGCGACTCGAACAGTTCGATCTGATGTTTATCGACCAGCCGCTGCTCCCCGAACACGACGAATCGTTTGCCAGTATCGCCGAGCGGACGACTGTCCCGATAGCGACTGGCGAACGGTTCTATTCGCGCTACGACTTCAAGCGCCTCCTCGTCGATGACGCGGTGTCGATACTCCAGCCCGACGTGACCCATGTCGGTGGTATCAGCGAAATGCGAAAGGTCGCGTCGATGGCGGAAGCGTTCGATGTGTCCGTCGTTCCACACTGCCCGCTCGGCCCCATCGCGTTCGCGGCGAGCCTGCAGGTCGGGTTTTGCGCCCAGAATGTCGTGTTGCATGAACAGGACCTCGACTTGCACGACCCGACGTCGAGCCAGCGACTCAAGATTCTGGAGGACCCGGAGACGTTCCAGTTCGAAGATGGGTACGTCAAACGACCGACCGGCCCCGGACTCGGTATCGACATCGACGAGGCCCACATCCGCGAGCTGGCACAGACAGAGGTCAACTGGTACAACCCGGTCTGGCATCATGAGGACGGGAGTGTCGCGGAGTGGTAA
- a CDS encoding sugar ABC transporter ATP-binding protein: MAKITIDDVTKRFGEGDESIVAVDDVSLDIRDGEFIVFVGPSGSGKSTLMRIVAGLETQTEGDIHIGDDLVNQLGPRARDIAMVFQNYALYPNMTVEENMSFGLKMSTDMSADEIEEAVTSAAEMMDIDMLLDDRPGELSGGQQQRVALGRAIVRDPNVFLMDEPLSNLDAKLRAEMRTEINRLQNDLDVTTLYVTHDQTEAMTMGDRLVVLNYGELQQVGTPLECFYRPANQFVAGFLGSPSMNFFEGTVEGGTLRADGFDFDLTERMQSSVGSRNNLVLGIRPEDMALHDRANSGHEFEAVVDVVEPMGSISYVYLQARAQSHEQTFIVETDGQRPISEGQHVYVEIPDGDVHLFDAASGETIHQRQLGDDAEMALEEQMKPAE; this comes from the coding sequence ATGGCAAAGATCACAATCGACGACGTTACGAAGCGATTCGGTGAAGGAGATGAGTCAATCGTCGCCGTCGACGACGTCTCGCTGGACATCCGCGATGGCGAGTTCATCGTCTTCGTCGGTCCGTCCGGGAGCGGGAAGTCAACACTAATGCGCATCGTCGCAGGGCTGGAGACGCAAACGGAAGGCGACATTCACATCGGCGACGACCTCGTCAATCAGCTCGGCCCGCGCGCCCGGGACATCGCGATGGTGTTCCAGAACTACGCGTTGTACCCCAACATGACCGTCGAGGAGAACATGTCCTTCGGGCTGAAGATGTCGACGGATATGTCCGCCGACGAGATCGAGGAAGCCGTCACGTCCGCCGCCGAGATGATGGATATCGATATGCTGTTGGACGATAGGCCCGGCGAACTCTCCGGGGGACAACAACAGCGTGTCGCGCTCGGTCGCGCAATCGTCCGCGACCCGAACGTGTTCCTGATGGACGAGCCGCTGTCGAACTTGGACGCGAAGCTCCGGGCGGAGATGCGCACCGAGATCAACCGACTCCAGAACGACCTCGACGTGACGACGCTGTACGTCACCCACGACCAGACGGAAGCGATGACGATGGGCGACCGACTCGTCGTCCTCAACTACGGTGAACTCCAGCAGGTCGGGACGCCGCTGGAGTGTTTCTACCGCCCAGCCAACCAGTTCGTCGCCGGCTTCCTCGGCTCGCCGTCGATGAACTTCTTCGAAGGCACGGTCGAAGGCGGAACGCTCCGCGCGGACGGCTTCGACTTCGACCTGACCGAGAGGATGCAGTCCTCGGTCGGGAGCCGCAACAACCTCGTCCTCGGAATCCGGCCAGAAGACATGGCGCTTCACGACCGGGCGAACTCGGGCCACGAGTTCGAGGCCGTCGTCGACGTCGTCGAACCGATGGGGAGCATCTCCTACGTCTACCTACAGGCGCGGGCACAGAGTCATGAACAGACGTTCATCGTCGAGACGGACGGTCAGCGGCCAATCAGCGAGGGCCAGCACGTCTACGTCGAGATTCCCGACGGAGATGTCCACCTGTTCGACGCCGCCAGCGGCGAGACGATCCACCAGCGCCAACTCGGTGACGACGCGGAGATGGCGCTCGAAGAGCAGATGAAACCCGCCGAGTGA
- a CDS encoding rhamnulokinase produces the protein MNHVAIDIGASGGTVFLGEVTESSFAVQEVHRFDNRPVERDGRYVWDVDTLVDHIGDGLRAADDRADGLDTVGIDTWGLDFGLLADGELLRDPVSYRDPESTATREQVFEAVGKRRLFDATGITNWNTPNTLWQLHTIAKREPERLEESDGLLMMPQLLSTRIGGVPVGEVTIASTTQMVDPEERTWAIDLLDELSVPTDLLPDLSEPGQCLGAVDDDVVSGLSSTPEIVTPASHDTAAAVGGLPLVEDAAFLNTGSWFVLGVERDGPVRTDAAFEQAVSNELGVDGSVRLLKNINGFFMLEECREAWREAGKSVDYGDLLSAAEKAPPRTALVDTDADAFGIDEPMPDQIRAYCRRTDQPVPTGQGGIVRCLLDSLAAKTALELDALAAVIDDPPSRIVLGGGGVRNELFCQLLADATDRPVSTGPVEATAVGNVLTQAVAAGTVSDIETGRQLVESAFETTTYEPGTTGEWADAKDRLAALTDDSLSEV, from the coding sequence ATGAACCACGTCGCAATCGACATCGGCGCGAGCGGCGGGACGGTGTTCCTCGGCGAGGTGACCGAGTCCTCGTTCGCGGTACAGGAGGTCCACCGGTTCGACAACCGACCCGTCGAGCGGGACGGCCGCTACGTCTGGGACGTCGACACGCTGGTCGACCACATCGGCGACGGGCTCCGGGCTGCCGACGACCGCGCCGACGGCCTCGACACGGTCGGTATCGACACCTGGGGGCTCGACTTCGGACTCCTTGCCGACGGCGAACTGCTCCGGGACCCGGTATCATACCGCGACCCCGAGTCAACGGCCACGCGCGAGCAAGTGTTCGAGGCCGTCGGCAAGCGGCGGCTGTTCGACGCGACCGGCATCACGAACTGGAACACGCCGAACACGCTGTGGCAGCTCCATACCATCGCCAAGCGGGAGCCCGAACGCCTCGAAGAAAGCGACGGCCTGCTCATGATGCCACAGCTTCTGTCAACACGGATTGGAGGGGTGCCGGTGGGCGAGGTGACGATTGCCTCGACCACGCAGATGGTCGACCCCGAGGAACGAACGTGGGCCATCGACCTGCTCGACGAGTTGTCGGTTCCAACGGACCTGCTCCCGGACCTGTCCGAACCCGGACAATGTCTCGGGGCGGTCGATGACGACGTCGTCTCGGGGTTGTCTTCCACACCGGAGATCGTGACTCCGGCGAGCCACGACACGGCGGCGGCTGTCGGCGGCCTCCCGCTCGTCGAGGACGCCGCGTTCCTCAACACCGGGTCGTGGTTCGTCCTCGGCGTCGAGCGCGACGGCCCGGTGCGGACGGACGCCGCCTTCGAACAGGCCGTCTCGAACGAACTCGGCGTCGACGGGTCCGTCCGGCTCCTGAAGAACATCAACGGCTTCTTTATGCTCGAAGAGTGCCGCGAAGCGTGGCGCGAGGCCGGGAAGTCAGTCGACTACGGCGACCTGCTGTCGGCCGCCGAGAAGGCCCCGCCACGGACCGCACTCGTCGACACGGACGCCGACGCGTTCGGCATCGACGAGCCGATGCCCGACCAGATTCGGGCCTACTGTCGCCGAACGGACCAGCCCGTTCCGACAGGGCAGGGCGGTATCGTCCGCTGTCTCCTCGACAGCCTGGCGGCGAAAACGGCGCTGGAACTCGACGCGCTCGCGGCAGTCATCGATGATCCACCATCGCGCATTGTTCTCGGTGGCGGCGGCGTCCGGAACGAACTGTTCTGTCAGTTACTGGCCGACGCCACCGACCGCCCAGTGTCGACTGGGCCAGTCGAGGCGACGGCTGTCGGAAACGTCCTCACACAGGCCGTCGCCGCCGGAACGGTTTCTGACATCGAAACCGGGCGGCAGTTGGTCGAGTCGGCGTTCGAGACGACGACATACGAACCGGGTACCACTGGCGAGTGGGCCGACGCAAAAGATCGGTTGGCTGCACTGACCGACGACTCGCTGTCCGAAGTCTGA
- a CDS encoding alcohol dehydrogenase has translation MRTAVLVEPTEFELEDRPRPSPGPDDVLVAVRDVGICGSDVHYYEHGRIGDYVVEDPLVLGHESAGEVVEVGENVTDHEPGDRVALEPGVPCRRCAHCKRGDYHLCESVRFMATPPHDGAFTEYVSWPADFAYTLPESVSTAEGALCEPLSVGIHACRRGSVGTGDTVLITGAGPIGLMVLEAARAAGATDVILTDVVDEKLAFAEKRGADLAVNVAETDLDAAVAEYTDGVGADVVVEASGAEPSIKSTIDVVRRGGTVVLVGLASEAEVPIDVLELIDNEVDVHGSFRYKNTYDAAVDLLADGEADVEGIIDFQSELEDIDAAFRRAMEPTVVKGMISLDS, from the coding sequence ATGCGAACTGCTGTACTGGTAGAACCGACTGAGTTCGAGCTGGAGGACCGTCCCAGACCGTCGCCCGGGCCCGATGACGTACTCGTTGCCGTGCGCGACGTGGGCATCTGTGGCTCCGACGTCCACTACTACGAACACGGTCGTATTGGCGACTACGTCGTCGAGGACCCGCTCGTCCTCGGACACGAGAGCGCTGGCGAAGTCGTCGAGGTCGGCGAGAACGTAACCGACCACGAACCGGGCGACCGCGTCGCGCTCGAACCCGGCGTTCCATGCCGGCGCTGTGCCCACTGCAAGCGCGGCGACTATCACCTCTGTGAATCCGTTCGGTTCATGGCGACACCGCCACACGACGGCGCGTTCACGGAGTACGTCTCGTGGCCGGCCGACTTCGCCTACACGCTACCGGAGTCCGTCTCCACCGCAGAGGGGGCGCTGTGCGAGCCGCTTTCGGTCGGAATCCACGCCTGCCGCCGCGGCAGCGTCGGAACCGGCGATACGGTGCTGATAACCGGAGCCGGTCCTATCGGGCTGATGGTGCTAGAGGCCGCGCGCGCCGCGGGCGCGACGGACGTAATACTAACCGATGTTGTCGACGAAAAGCTGGCGTTCGCCGAAAAGCGTGGCGCGGACTTGGCAGTCAACGTTGCCGAAACGGACCTCGATGCGGCGGTCGCCGAGTACACGGACGGCGTCGGTGCTGATGTGGTCGTCGAAGCCTCCGGCGCGGAGCCGTCGATCAAGTCGACGATTGACGTGGTCCGTCGGGGCGGCACTGTCGTCCTGGTTGGCCTGGCCAGCGAAGCGGAGGTCCCCATCGACGTGCTGGAACTCATCGACAACGAAGTCGATGTCCACGGCTCGTTCCGGTACAAGAACACCTACGACGCGGCTGTCGACCTGTTGGCCGACGGCGAAGCCGACGTCGAGGGCATAATCGACTTCCAATCCGAACTCGAAGACATCGACGCTGCGTTCCGCCGAGCGATGGAACCAACTGTCGTCAAAGGTATGATATCACTTGATTCGTAA
- a CDS encoding ABC transporter substrate-binding protein translates to MTNSNRRTFLKATGVGLLSGLAGCTRGGDGSDGSGSDGSSGGSDGSDGGTNTDGSDGDLAIPLSEYEDADIDWRQFEGSSINIGAVQHPWVSAIKPAVPVFEELTGIDVVWNVLPEQQFRTKRQTDVSTGAGQFDVFYMDQVVNQFREEGWIQPLDPFFDDGSLFDEDWYEPDDLFEASRWQAHGGGYSDTWTGMPITVEVQTQFYRKDLYDKHDLEVAETLEQFRQNAQTIHENESDVVGTVGRGDKGYGMNIYILNTFLREFGTSLWTEFPTDSGLDSDGVIDAAEWYVSLLQDYGPEGASTQTWSDVLSTMQEGRAGHIVADANLFWPGLTGSDSSVADSIGIAKAPSPADGQFSPNAFNWQISTSKNAQNSEQAFLFMVWASSQPTNTWMHVEGDAAFSVRQSVWENDEFRSRVGENFAQVTLESLQEAAPDPFDRKYPQWGQRYSEELQRAIAGQKSAEEAMTQAASIAEDIYSN, encoded by the coding sequence ATGACCAATTCCAACAGGCGGACGTTTCTGAAAGCGACAGGTGTCGGACTACTCAGCGGTCTCGCTGGCTGTACACGGGGCGGCGATGGCTCAGATGGGAGTGGAAGTGACGGGTCAAGTGGGGGTAGTGATGGCAGCGATGGCGGAACCAACACCGACGGAAGCGACGGTGATCTCGCGATTCCGCTCAGCGAGTACGAGGACGCCGATATCGACTGGCGACAGTTCGAGGGGTCCTCGATCAACATCGGGGCCGTCCAGCACCCCTGGGTTTCGGCCATCAAACCCGCGGTCCCGGTCTTCGAGGAACTGACTGGAATCGATGTCGTCTGGAACGTCTTACCGGAGCAGCAGTTCCGGACCAAGCGCCAGACTGACGTCAGTACCGGTGCCGGGCAGTTCGACGTTTTCTACATGGACCAGGTCGTCAACCAGTTTCGTGAAGAAGGCTGGATCCAGCCGCTCGACCCGTTCTTTGACGACGGCAGCCTCTTCGACGAGGACTGGTACGAGCCTGACGACCTCTTCGAGGCGTCGCGGTGGCAGGCCCATGGTGGTGGCTACAGCGACACATGGACTGGAATGCCGATTACCGTCGAAGTCCAGACGCAGTTCTACCGCAAAGACCTCTACGACAAGCACGACTTGGAGGTCGCGGAGACGCTCGAACAGTTCCGACAGAACGCCCAGACCATCCACGAAAACGAGTCGGACGTCGTCGGCACCGTCGGCCGCGGCGACAAGGGCTACGGGATGAACATCTACATCCTGAACACGTTCCTGCGAGAGTTCGGCACCTCGCTGTGGACCGAGTTCCCGACAGACTCCGGCCTCGACTCCGACGGCGTCATCGACGCCGCCGAGTGGTACGTCAGCCTGCTCCAAGACTACGGCCCGGAGGGCGCGTCGACACAGACGTGGTCGGACGTGCTCTCGACGATGCAGGAGGGCCGCGCCGGCCACATCGTCGCCGACGCAAACCTGTTCTGGCCCGGACTCACCGGCTCTGACTCCTCGGTCGCTGACAGCATCGGTATCGCGAAGGCTCCCAGCCCGGCTGACGGCCAGTTCTCGCCCAACGCATTCAACTGGCAGATCTCCACGTCCAAGAACGCACAGAACTCCGAGCAGGCGTTCCTGTTCATGGTGTGGGCGTCCTCACAGCCGACCAACACCTGGATGCACGTCGAGGGCGACGCCGCGTTCTCCGTCCGACAATCCGTCTGGGAGAACGACGAGTTCCGCTCGCGCGTGGGCGAGAACTTCGCGCAGGTCACGCTCGAATCCCTGCAGGAAGCGGCGCCGGACCCCTTCGACCGGAAGTACCCGCAGTGGGGCCAGCGCTACTCCGAGGAACTGCAGCGCGCAATAGCCGGCCAGAAGTCCGCTGAGGAAGCGATGACTCAGGCGGCGTCCATCGCGGAAGACATCTACAGCAATTAA
- a CDS encoding short-chain dehydrogenase — protein MSVLDSFSLDGETAIVTGAAQGLGKQMATGLTEMGADVAIADVNIEKAERTASELDGQTDVIAREVDVTDEASVEAMVEDVTDRLGPIDVLVNNAGIVENSPAEETSIESWRRVVSVNLDGVFLCAKHVGQQMLERGEGSIVNVSSMSGFDVNVPQKQASYNTTKAGVRMLTQSLAVEWGEQGVRVNAIAPGYMRTELVDEVLEESPEMEETWLENTPMGRLGRPEELKELVVYLASDASSYMTGSTVVMDGGYTSR, from the coding sequence ATGAGTGTACTTGACAGTTTCTCCCTCGACGGAGAGACAGCTATCGTCACCGGTGCCGCGCAGGGCCTCGGGAAACAGATGGCGACCGGTCTCACCGAGATGGGGGCCGACGTGGCTATCGCGGACGTGAACATCGAGAAGGCGGAACGGACGGCCTCAGAACTCGACGGTCAAACAGACGTCATCGCGAGGGAGGTCGACGTGACGGACGAGGCCTCGGTCGAGGCGATGGTCGAAGACGTGACTGACCGCCTCGGACCGATCGACGTACTGGTCAACAACGCCGGAATCGTCGAGAACTCCCCTGCGGAGGAGACGAGCATCGAGTCATGGCGGCGGGTCGTGTCGGTCAACCTCGACGGCGTCTTCCTCTGTGCCAAACACGTCGGCCAGCAGATGCTCGAACGGGGCGAGGGGAGTATCGTCAACGTCTCCTCGATGTCAGGCTTCGACGTGAACGTCCCACAGAAACAGGCCAGCTACAACACGACGAAAGCCGGCGTCAGGATGCTGACCCAGTCACTGGCGGTCGAGTGGGGCGAGCAGGGCGTCCGCGTCAACGCTATTGCGCCCGGCTACATGCGGACCGAACTCGTCGACGAAGTGCTCGAAGAGAGCCCCGAGATGGAGGAGACATGGCTCGAAAACACGCCGATGGGCCGACTCGGCCGGCCTGAGGAACTGAAAGAACTCGTCGTCTACCTCGCGTCGGACGCGTCGTCGTACATGACGGGGTCGACCGTCGTGATGGACGGTGGCTACACCTCGCGGTGA
- a CDS encoding fuculose phosphate aldolase (catalyzes the formation of glycerone phosphate and (S)-lactaldehyde from L-fuculose 1-phosphate) — MTAQDISHYETRNAICEYGRSLLDDDLTTGTGGNLSARLDENHIAISPSGIPYGEIEPEDVPIVHTDGTVVEGDVDPSTELPMHLAVYRERPAVGGVVHTHSPYATTFASLGEPIPASHYLLSFTGTEVPVAEYRTHATEELGEAAVDALGESFNATLLRNHGVLTAGESLDDAYTVALMVEYCARIHHQARAIGEPEILPDEEIDRLADKLDSYGQ; from the coding sequence ATGACAGCTCAAGACATTTCACACTACGAGACGCGTAACGCTATCTGCGAGTACGGCCGGAGCCTGCTCGACGACGACCTGACAACCGGGACTGGCGGAAATCTCAGCGCCCGGCTCGACGAGAATCACATCGCGATCAGCCCGTCGGGAATCCCCTATGGAGAGATCGAACCGGAAGACGTTCCGATCGTACACACGGACGGCACTGTCGTCGAGGGCGACGTCGACCCGTCGACGGAGCTACCGATGCACCTGGCCGTCTACCGCGAGCGACCGGCGGTCGGCGGCGTCGTCCACACCCACTCGCCGTACGCGACGACGTTCGCCTCGCTGGGCGAGCCGATACCGGCCTCGCACTACCTCCTCTCGTTTACCGGGACAGAGGTCCCCGTCGCCGAATACCGGACACACGCGACCGAAGAACTCGGCGAAGCGGCCGTCGACGCGCTGGGCGAGTCGTTCAACGCCACGCTGTTGCGCAACCACGGCGTGCTGACCGCCGGCGAGTCGCTGGACGACGCCTACACGGTCGCGCTGATGGTCGAATACTGCGCCCGCATCCACCATCAGGCCCGGGCCATCGGCGAGCCGGAGATCCTCCCGGACGAGGAGATCGACCGGCTGGCCGACAAGCTCGACAGCTACGGACAGTGA